A DNA window from Methanobacterium sp. contains the following coding sequences:
- a CDS encoding MarR family transcriptional regulator, translating into MQEKEFEKMVDNILIYYPLFYRKIKTSINHEKHSKYSKPTGYYQVLGILIHVGSLPISEMGKMLFISKPNMTSLIDRMVKDGNVKRSRSKEDRRIVKIEITEEGKNFLIEGRKAVEKNIKENILNLTETEIEVLNGSLENIKRLLLKMDNK; encoded by the coding sequence ATGCAAGAAAAAGAATTTGAAAAAATGGTGGATAATATCTTAATTTATTATCCTCTGTTTTACAGAAAAATAAAAACATCAATTAATCATGAAAAGCATTCAAAATACAGTAAACCCACCGGATATTATCAAGTACTTGGAATTTTAATTCATGTTGGTTCATTGCCAATATCTGAAATGGGCAAAATGCTTTTTATATCTAAACCTAATATGACTTCTTTAATTGATAGAATGGTCAAAGATGGAAATGTCAAAAGATCACGAAGTAAAGAGGATAGGAGAATAGTTAAAATTGAAATAACTGAAGAAGGTAAGAACTTTTTGATTGAAGGACGTAAAGCTGTAGAGAAAAATATCAAAGAAAATATTTTGAATTTAACTGAAACAGAAATTGAAGTTCTTAATGGCTCTTTGGAAAATATAAAGAGATTGCTCCTAAAAATGGATAATAAGTGA
- a CDS encoding MBL fold metallo-hydrolase: MEDWFKVKKVADKTWAIHDKTQVACYLVEGEKKALLIDTCWGIGNLAELVQSITSLPVKVVITHGHPDHVCGAFQFSDLSISNEDKGMLNAFYNKQTRSQLFENRFKDQHPADFSKEKWINAELGNVSTIKEGDVFELGKRDLKVIAVPGHTPGSICLLDGENELLFSGDSVQTAPVLMHLDTSLLLSTYFDSIVHVCSFEEEYNKILPGHGKTPIDKTILNELIDGVSEILEGKLSGKSEQTFFGEGLVCRFNETSIIYDENHL, translated from the coding sequence ATGGAAGATTGGTTTAAAGTGAAAAAGGTTGCAGACAAAACATGGGCCATTCATGACAAAACACAGGTGGCATGTTATTTAGTTGAAGGTGAAAAAAAAGCTCTTTTAATTGATACCTGCTGGGGGATTGGCAATTTAGCAGAACTGGTTCAATCAATCACATCACTGCCTGTAAAAGTTGTAATTACCCATGGACATCCGGATCATGTGTGTGGTGCATTCCAGTTTAGTGATCTCTCTATTTCAAATGAAGATAAAGGCATGTTAAATGCATTTTATAATAAGCAAACACGCAGTCAACTTTTTGAGAACCGTTTTAAAGACCAACATCCTGCAGATTTCTCTAAGGAGAAATGGATCAACGCAGAATTAGGCAATGTTTCAACAATTAAAGAGGGAGATGTGTTTGAGTTGGGTAAAAGGGACCTGAAGGTTATAGCAGTGCCGGGACATACTCCTGGCAGTATTTGTTTACTGGACGGGGAAAATGAACTGCTGTTTTCAGGTGATTCTGTACAAACTGCGCCAGTTTTGATGCATCTTGATACGTCTCTTCTGTTAAGTACATATTTTGACAGCATTGTGCATGTATGTTCATTTGAGGAAGAGTATAATAAAATATTACCTGGACACGGCAAAACTCCCATTGATAAAACGATTTTAAATGAATTAATAGATGGTGTTTCTGAAATTCTGGAAGGTAAATTGAGTGGAAAATCAGAACAAACATTTTTCGGAGAGGGACTTGTGTGCAGATTCAATGAAACAAGCATTATTTACGATGAAAATCATTTATAA